A window of Nicotiana sylvestris chromosome 8, ASM39365v2, whole genome shotgun sequence genomic DNA:
TCAACAATGATGAGCTGCTTTCAGCTTGCTGCTTCTTGCGCTTTAACCCTTTTCTTTGTTTCAATAACTGATTCTTTAACTCCATATTGATTGGCTGACAACAAAAGATAAATGGTCGGTAATATAAGTTGATTGATAATAAAATGAATTGAAAAGAATTGTGATGTTGGAATACTGAGGACTGAGATATGTCTTATGATTAACTATGTTCTAAACTTCCTGGTGGTTTTTATAGGAAGGAATAGCTTTAAGAggatttattacaacttatttcATGGGAATTGGGTACATATATCTTCACGTGAACGTAACAGGGGTTGTGCTTTCATTTTCATTTGGTGGCCAATGTTGGCAATAGTTTTGGCGATTTGTTTTGGGAGAACGTGAAATTGTGGTGTTACAAAAGTTTCATTTTGATGTTGATTTTCTATATGAAAAATACCATTCATAAGTAGTTGGGTTTTGGGTAAATACTTTCTTGCTTGAAAATACAATTAGTTGTCTACAGAGAATAATTGGTAGTGGTTTAAGGGACCTTTTCATAATCAAGACTTTCTGAAGTCACATTGCGGTGATCGTTAAATTTGAAGGAGACATTACGGGAAAGAAGTACGTTTTGGTTATTTTGAGGCTCACTGGGCACAAATACACGTGCTGAAAGTGTTTTACCTATATGGATATAGACAGAGACGACTTATCCGTGCAATTTTTATcccatttttagtggataatatggataaATAACTGTTATTTTTATGCATATTGCCACCACTAGTAACATGTGATAATTAAAATGACGTAAAAGATCATCATGACATTAGGAACAAGTGATTGTCTACGATCCTATTTTGAGCCAACACCTGAGGCTGTCAAATGTCAATTATATAAAAAGTGTtcttcaaaactcaaaattaatgTTCATACAATTATAACACCTTAGCAAGTGGCTGGTTCTTGATTTCATGAGTGACCTCATCGACTGGGGAAGGGCAACTGAAATAGAATTGTGCAGCAACTTAAGTACCAAATCTTGGACCACCTCAACTATAAATAGCACTGTATGCTTACGACATTCTTCTAtttgaaattgccaaaataaaTGTCATATTTATACTACATCTTTTTACAGATGTTCCCGTATTGTAGGCTTAtagaaagaaaaacttttgaagTAGCCATAAAAGACCATTTTCACATGCCGTTCAAATGATTTTACAGTTATTTACAAACTTATTTTTTTTAGCCAAAAAATAATGAACTGGATCACAACAGTTTATTATACGCACCTAAATATGCGTGTGGGGAAGCTTTGTGGTTGCTGGTAACTTTTACCGAATCATTATTTCAATGTCCTCGATCTTACCACTTTCTTGTCTAAAGCATAttgaaaataaaaattaatacACTCCTATTAATTAAAGTGCTGAAAGAAGGAAAAAATTGATAATTTAGCTAGAACAGAAGGCGACGGGTAACCAATCACTTTCTCAAAATTTAGAGTGATATATATGTTTCCTAAACATCAAGATCGACGAAGATTAATTTAACGAGGAATAGAGATTTAAGTCGGTGATTATGTGAGACATGACTGAATTTTATGCCATAAATAGGCATTGTGTCATTGTATTCTTTTTCAACATTGGATGTGTATAAAAAACAAGCGTCAAGTGATCAATACCAAATTAACTTTCATGAGATCTATTGGATTTAACAACATAAGAGGCACATAAGATTGGTCTGAAAAGTATATTGTAATTCCTTATTGCCCCCACTTCAAGATAGCTACTTTTAACATACAAAAGTGCTTTTCAAGAATTCAGTCTTTTATCTAGCATTGATAATTATATATATGCTCAACTTAGGATATATTAAACACATTATAAATCGTGGAAGGTCCAATGCATAAAACTTTGAGACGAGATTTAATCCCGtcttgtttaaccaaaaaatattttttgtggtTAAAGTTAATATTAAAGAAAATCAGATTTTTAATAACCAATTTTACTTCACTTTtccaaaaatatgaaaataaaacaagtaattgaaatgataaataaaggaaagaaatttTATTGATGATCGCTGTTTTCTCTCCAGAATTATGGATCGGAATCTTCAATCAagcagaaataaaaataaaagactgaTTGCATATATTTAAGAATATTCAGATGATCGTACAAAATAAGGTAAGGGTCCTTATATAAGGATACACAGCTCTAACGGCTCCCTTGCTTAATTTTTACCTTTTACTAACATTAACTGTATTAATTGCTCGTTACTAAATCTACTCGTAACAGTTATTGTAATAATAGGTGATCGCGCATAATCAGGGATAATGCTCATCCCATATTTATGAATCTTCCCCTTTGAATAATTAAGTATTCCGCGTATCTTTAGGGTCTAATGTTATCATATGGTACGGGCttgctttttgcctatcatctaaaatgaTTAGTAAAACTTAAATGAACAAAGTAAAAAATGAACTTTtatgatacctgaccgtgggaaTTAACTCCTTCTGAAGTAATACTTCTTCAAATGGACTGCATTCTAATGGGATGATGCATTCTAATACTGATTTTtacaaaagttggaaaattaaaTGAATTACTTCAGCACCCTATCATCCTTCCCAATTTTGACTCAGCTTTCCTGCATTTGCCACCTGTGTTGATCGAAATACTTTCTTGAGGACAAAGTCCTCAATCGTAAAATATCTTAGGTTTGCCTTCCTGTTGTAATATCGTTCGATCCTCTGCTTTTATGCTGCCATCCGAATCAAAGCTGCTTCCCTTCTCTCTTCTATCAAATCTAAATTTGTACGAAGTACTTCTTCATTTGACGCTTCATTTGTATGCGTTTACCTTGTAATTGGTTCTCCCTATCTACTGGAATTAAGGCCTCAGTCCCATAAAGGAGCGAGAGTGTTGTTTCTTTTGTGCTTATTTTTGTCGTTGTTCGGTAATTCCATAATACCCCCCGTAATACTTCTGGCCACTTGACCTTTGATTCTTCTAATCGCTTCTTTAGATTGTTGAATTTGATCTTATTTGTTGACTCAACTTGTCCGTTAGCTGCAGGATGATAGGGTGTTGAAGTAATTCATTTAATTTTTCGACTTTTGGAAAAATCAGTAACTTTTGAACCTATGAACTGCGGCCCATTATCGCACACGATTTCTCTTGGGACTCCAAATCGACATATTATATTTCTCCAAATGAAGTCCATAATTTTTTTTCTCGTACCTTTTTAAAGGCACTTGCTTCTACCCACTTTAAAAAATAATTCGTTAGAATTAACAAAAATTGTACCTTTCCTTTGGCTTGAGGTAAAGGACTTACGATATtcatcccccacttcataaatGGCCACGATGATATGATTGAATGGAGCAATTCCGCTGGTCCAGGCATGATATTTTCATATCACTGGCACTTATCGTACCTTGTTAAAAAAAATTCCGCTTCCTTCCATTTTTTGCCAATATTACCCTGCTCTTATTAGTGTTTCCACCAACGATATTACCCCAGTATGATTGCCACAATGTCCCTCGtgcacttctctcatcacatattcaGTTTGTAATGGTCCAAAGAATCGTGCTAAAGGTCCTCCAAACATCTTACAATGCAAATTCCCTTTAATTACGCAATACTGAGCAGCTTTCAATCGTAGCAATTGGGATTTCTTTTTATCCTCAagtaaaatttcatattgcaaGTAATTCAGAAACTCGTTTCTctaatcccaagttaaattattgaaatttacctcattcttggTTTGATCAAGGGCTAAATGGATCAAGTGCACCACAATTGCATTCTTAGCATTTGACACATCAGCCATGGACCCCAGATTTGCCAATGCATCAGCTTCTGTGTTTTCTTCCCTGTGTATTTGGATAGATTTCCATGTCTAGAACTGCCTTAATAACTCTCGTACCTTTTCCAGGTATTGATGCATTTGTGTTTCTCTTGCCATGTAATTCCCTTTTTTTGGTTTACTACCAGATGCGAATCACTTTTGATTTCGATTTGTTCAATCACAATCTCACTCGTGAGTTCTAAACCTACAATCACATCTTCATATTGTGCCTCATTATTAGTAACTTTCTTAATGTTATAATTAATGCTAATGCAAGTTTCTCTAAATGAGGATACTGTATATCGACATCTAATAAAggtttactaacataatagattgGAGATTGCTTACCCTTGTCTTCACGTACCAGCATCGCGCTTACTGCCATTTCTGACACAGCTAAGGAAATAAACAATCTTTCTATGTCCCTCGATTTTTCTAACAGGGGCAGTCTCGATAAATATGACTTCAAATCCTTCAAAGCttgttgacattcatcagtccattcaAATTGATTTTGCTTTTTCAATATTGAaaagaatcaaaaatatttttctgaaaATTTGGATATAAACTTTTCTAAAGATGCTACTCTACCTGTTAATCTCTATATCTCTTTTTTGCTTATAAGTACATATGGTATTTCCTCAATTAATTTGATATGGGCGGGATTCACTCCAATTTCCATGTTAGAAATAAGAAATCTCAAAAATTTACTTGAAGCGATACCAAAGGCACACTTTTCTGGGTTTAGCTTCATGTTATACTTTCAGAAAATTTCGATGGTTTCAGCCAAGTATTGGAAATGGTCCCCTACTTGTCGTGATTTGACTAACATATCGTTAATGTAAACCTCCTTGGTTTTCCCAAGTGTTCTTTAAAATATTTTTGTCACCAACCTTTGCTATGCTGCTCCAGTATTTTTCAAACTGAATGGCATAACcttgtagcaataagtcccccctATATGTAATAAACAaagttttttcctcatctagAGGATCCATATTGTTTTGATTATAACCAGAtgtgcatctaaaaaacttaaaaattcATGATCTGCAGTAGAATCAATTAattgatctatatgcggtaaaaGAAACAAATATTTAGGGCAAGCTTTGTTTAATTTGATATGATCTACAAAAATTCGCCATTTCCCATTCTTTTTTGGAACTACGACATTATTAGCTAACCAGTCagggtactttacctctcgaatTGAACCAATTACTTGATTTTTAAATGCTCCTTGCATCCTTTGTTTTTGACAGGTGGGTGCAATAGGTTCTCATTCAGCTTCTTAGTCATTACCTTCGATGATGTACCTGTCATGTCTGAATGCgaccaagcaaaacaattggCGTTAGCACATAAAAATTTAATTAACTTATCTTTCATTTCCAAGTTCAAGTTTGTTCCGATGTAATCTTTTCTATCAGTCTAGTGGACGAATAATATAACTTTGAGATCCTTCGTGGCTTGTTTTTATATTCTCATTTTCCTCTGGCTCATGAATCatatcaggccttgaatctatATCAACTTGATTTTTTGGACTTTTGGTTGAGGTAGGCACTGAATTATCCTCAATTGAGTTCTTTATTTTCTATTTCATACCTCAATCCTCGGATGTTGCACTAGCAATTGCACTGAGTTAATATCTTGTGATGCTTGTTGATCTCCCCTGATTTTATGGATTCCCTACTGTGATGGGAACTTAATGACCTGATGCAACATTGACGGGACTGCATCTATGTCATGAATCACGACCTTCCCAAGATTATGTTATAGGCCATGTCTGCATCTACCACATGGAATTTAGTGTCTTTTTTGACACCTTCTGCAAATGTAGCTAATATGATTTCTCCTTTTGTGACGACACTTGTATTATCGAACCCAGACAATGACCGTGACTTTGCTATGATTCGATCATTTTCTTGTATCTCATTCACTACTCTTAGTAGAATGATATTTACTGAGCTACCTgggtcaatcaaaactcgtttaaCATTAGTATCATGGACACgtagagatattaccagtgtATCATTGTGAGGAATGATCAAGTCATCCGTGTCTTCGTCATCAAACATTATGTTGTCTTCTTCCAAAACCTGACGAACCTGTTTTTCGTGGGTAACGGTAACCTTGGATGTCTTTGTTGCTTCCATATACGTTACCCCATTAACTTCTTCAACCCCAGTTATAACATTTACTGTTCTCTTTTGTGACAGGGGCTTTGGTGGTTCTTTCCTATTTTTCATATAAGATTGTTTTCCTTGTTCACTGAACAGATCGGTGAGATAGCCTTGTTTCAATAGATACTCATCATCTTCCTGTAGAAGCCTACAATCTAATGTTCTATGGCCATGATCAttgtgaaactcgcaccaaaATTCCTGACTCCTTTTGCTGGGATCTGGCCCCATCTCCTTTGGTCATCGTACCTTATCACCCATTCCTCTTAGAACAACTACCAATTCTAATGTACTAACGTTGAAATTATATTCTCCTATTctttcttgagattttgaatcaTTGCTTCTGGCTATATCCCGCTCCTTTTTGAATCGGGAGGAAGAACTTGTCTCCTTTTGTTTCGATCTTGGATCAAACTGTGCGTATTCTTGTTTAGATCGGGAATCTCGTCCTACAGGTCCTGTATAAGGCTCGTGCCTGTTCTTACCAGACCTCTTTTATATTTCTGAATGTTTAGATCCGTGCCTTTCTTATACCTTTGGCTGGGTAATCGTATCTTCTTTTATTTGTAACTTCGTACTGTATATGTTGTACAAGTCATTTCAAGTAGTTATAGGAAACTCTCGTAGACTTTCTATCAATATTCTCGTGGCCTCTAAACTTTTTTATTCAAATTACTTGCAAATGTCAAAGCTGCCCAGTTATTAGGTACTCATGGTAACGTTATCCTTTCCCGTTGGAATCTATCCACGAATTCCCTGAGCAATTCCGTGTTTTTCTGTTTTATTTCGAAGCTATCTTCCatcctctttttctatttttggggATCCTGAATGTGCTATTATAAATGAATttacaagctcagcaaaagagttGATAGAATTTTCAGGTAAGAGTGAGTACCATGTTAATGCCCCTTTCGTGAGGGTTTTGCCAAAAAATTTCACCAAAACTGATTCAATTTCCTGCTTGGTCAGGTCATTGCCCTTTACTCCCGTGGTAAATGCGGTGACATGGTCTCGTGGGTCATTGGTCCCATCATAATTAGGAATATCAGacattttgaactttttggaAATTGACAAGGTGCCGCACTTAGCTTCCAAGGCTGTTGTGAATATTTGTCAATATATACTCCTTTAATCATCAGTGGTACTCCAGGTGTCAGTTCTatccgctcattttattccttgaGCTGTTTCCGCAAGGTTAGCACCAAACTCCTGATCCTTAGTTTATGAATTTGTTTAGTATTTCTCCACTTCCTGAGTTGTCTGGTGAAAAAATAGGCATGACATGTGGATCAACAATATGATAACGGGTGGCATCTATAGCGCGTCATAAAAAAGATGATGAGGCGCTGATAAAACACCCATGGTATTTTATGAAAGAAGGCACCGTACCTGATAGCTGGGAAAGAAGAAATAGGCACGAGATGCATGAGCACCATAAAAGGGGAAGATTCATGAATCAATTATAAATATGAAAAGGGAATCAACATTATCGCTGATTATGTGAGATCACCTATTATGACCATAACAGTTACAAGTATATTTAATAATAGGTAATTAATGTAGTAAATATTAGTAACGGGTAAGAATTAAGCAAAGTAACCGTTACAGTTGTGTATCCTTATATAAGGGCTCTTACCTTATTTTGTACGATCATCTGAATATTCTCAAATATATGCAATCAgtcttttacttttatttctaCTTGATTGAAGATTCCGATCCATAATTCTGGGGAGAAAACAGTGACCATCAATAAGATTTTTTTCCTTCATTTATCATTTCAATTGCttgttttattctctcatttttggaAATGTGAAGTAAATTTCGTTATTAAAAACCCGATTTTCTTTATTATTGACTTTgacaacaaaaaatatttttttgttaaaCAAATTGATTCCGTTGCTGGGAATCTAATAATCTGTTCactttttaaattatatttttagcaacaaagcATGTCTACTACTAACGAAATTGATCAGGTGGGTGGGAGAGGACAACAAGGTGGAACTCCACCACACCACACACCCACATCGACTCCACAACGCTCATGAAAAAGTTCACCTGAAAGGTCTGCTACTCGTACTGATGGGCAAAATGCAGGTGAACAAGCCAATGAGCAAGATAATTTGAAGTAGATGATTACACAATACGTTAGTGAAGCTTTGCGTGTGGGTTTTTCAATATTGTGcagactcctccaccagtaaaTACAACTCTAGAAAACCACGCCTTATCCCTTAATACTATCATGCATGCaatatcttttcttttttcatcacCAATCACCACTCACCACTATATAATATCAAGATCCACATAGAGTTGATGAAGTTATAATTTTTACAGAATATAAAATTTAAATTTCTAAACTTGCCCGAGAATGGTTTTTGCAAAGGTAAACGATCTGGAAAGTCGATTGTTATATCTTTGGATATATAAATGTACATGATCGTTTTGTCAAAAACTTAAATATGTAGAAAAATGCTTCTTTCTATATACATCTTTAATATAATATGATGAACATGTACTTATGGATGCTACTAGATAAACCT
This region includes:
- the LOC104234102 gene encoding uncharacterized protein; its protein translation is MGPDPSKRSQEFWCEFHNDHGHRTLDCRLLQEDDEYLLKQGYLTDLFSEQGKQSYMKNRKEPPKPLSQKRTVNVITGVEEVNGVTYMEATKTSKVTVTHEKQVRQVLEEDNIMFDDEDTDDLIIPHNDTLVISLRVHDTNVKRVLIDPGSSVNIILLRVVNEIQENDRIIAKSRSLSGFDNTSVVTKGEIILATFAEGVKKDTKFHVVDADMAYNIILGRS